One region of Eupeodes corollae chromosome 1, idEupCoro1.1, whole genome shotgun sequence genomic DNA includes:
- the LOC129941071 gene encoding transport and Golgi organization protein 11, giving the protein MINLWEEKKKAKDKNTTSTTTATNTPHFIRRSKFCLMMATPQSPTRMFNGLNEDDALYSDAKYAHEINDKMRVPKRIRATGEFSDEDLLLSNQNGMMNSWNYHDKIDMNVPDRIVVLGHEEHLGTRSAPREIMLENSILPKDPGFVRVATPPRVITLNDHHFPSASDENSPNNNRNFQNDSESPPPYVRADASAITMGFHPNRTSSRAESDSEAVTTSTSGIGKRVLSQYNNDTSLVNHREGTPIMGELTPPEEILYLRRQLAKLNRRVLSIEIDNVQRSQREKIVYCMGLAYFLLKTIFWLNRN; this is encoded by the coding sequence ATGATAAATTTGTGGGAAGAGAAGAAAAAAGCCAAAGACAAAAACACCACTTCCACCACCACCGCTACCAACACCCCGCATTTCATTCGAAGATCGAAGTTCTGCTTAATGATGGCTACACCCCAGAGCCCCACAAGAATGTTTAATGGTTTGAACGAGGATGATGCCCTTTATTCGGATGCCAAGTATGCCCACGAAATCAATGACAAGATGCGTGTCCCCAAGCGCATCAGAGCAACTGGCGAATTCTCCGACGAGGACTTGCTCCTCTCCAATCAAAACGGCATGATGAACTCTTGGAATTACCATGACAAAATCGATATGAACGTTCCGGATCGAATTGTTGTGTTGGGACACGAGGAGCATCTGGGCACTCGTTCTGCTCCGCGTGAGATAATGCTcgaaaattcgattttgccaAAAGACCCTGGCTTTGTGCGTGTTGCCACACCTCCACGAGTCATCACCCTAAACGATCATCACTTCCCGTCTGCCTCAGATGAGAACTCGCCCAACAACAATCGCAATTTTCAGAATGACTCAGAATCCCCGCCTCCCTACGTTCGAGCAGATGCTTCCGCAATCACAATGGGCTTTCATCCGAACCGCACAAGCTCCCGGGCTGAATCTGATTCTGAGGCGGTTACAACATCGACATCTGGCATCGGCAAGAGGGTATTGAGCCAATACAACAATGATACGTCTCTGGTCAATCACAGAGAAGGAACACCCATCATGGGCGAATTGACACCACCCGAGGAAATTCTGTACTTGCGCCGGCAACTGGCCAAGCTAAATCGACGAGTCCTTTCGATAGAAATCGACAATGTGCAGCGATCCCAGCGGGAGAAGATTGTCTATTGCATGGGCCTGGCCTATTTCCTCCTAAAGACCATTTTCTGGTTGAATCGTAACTAA
- the LOC129938500 gene encoding lysophosphatidylserine lipase ABHD12 isoform X2, whose translation MLFPRRRKFIKRISIVTVQLCLVSFFIIFVVFPLIFRYSYTLQRGILFLTFITYPKNLDLKDPNSVNLCATRNFYLNVKDPDVDKEDGVRIGVWHVLPIQLVKRFARELNLNEKSLEEIQNTTDIDDPHLNKMESIYKAEFPAINEQNEQSFYEQMLKHPGTIVLYLHGNTASRGSGHRIDMYKVFRKLGYHVLTLDYRGYGDSDKIAPTEEGVVRDAMTVYNYIANRTNNPVIIWGHSLGTGVGTHLMAQLSNMNVPGPRALILESPFTNIKDEIRKHPFARPFKDLPWFDMTIANPMYYNSLRFESDQHISEFRQPVLILHAEDDYVVPFQLGYKLYRTALDTRGKSWGPVEFHRFDASLHYGHKFLCTAPNLPEIVKKFVDTYKNEIF comes from the exons ATGCTATTTCCGCGTAGACGAAAATTTATCAAAAG gaTATCCATTGTAACAGTACAATTATGCCTGGtgtcattttttataatatttgtagtATTCCCGCTTATATTCAGATATTCATACACACTTCAAAGAGGCATACTCTTTTTGACCTTCA TAACATACCCAAAGAATTTAGATCTTAAAGATCCAAATAGTGTTAATCTCTGTGCGACGAGAAACTTCTATTTAAACGTTAAAGATCCAGATGTTGATAAGGAGGATGGTGTTAGAATTGGCGTGTGGCATGTTTTGCCCATACAATTGGTTAAGCGATTTGCTAGAGAGTTGAATCTTAATGAG aaatctctggaagaaatacaaaacaccACAGATATCGATGAtccacatttaaataaaatggaatcaATATACAAAGCGGAATTCCCTGCGATAAATGAACAAAACGAACAATCGTTCTATGAACAAATGCTCAAACATCCGGGAACAATAGTGCTCTATCTGCACGGGAATACAGCATCACGAGGCTCTGGACATCGCATTGATATGTATAAGGTTTTCAGAAAATTAGGCTACCATGTGCTGACGTTGGACTATCGCGGATATGGCGATTCGGATAAGATTGCACCAACCGAAGAAGGTGTTGTTCGTGATGCCATGactgtttataattatatagcAAATCGAACGAATAATCCGGTCATAATTTGGGGTCATTCCCTGGGGACAGGTGTGGGAACACATCTGATGGCACAGCTGAGTAATATGAATGTACCAGGACCAAGGGCGCTGATACTCGAGAGTCCGTTTACGAATATTAAAGACGAAATAAGAAAGCATCCATTTGCTAGG CCTTTCAAAGATCTACCCTGGTTCGATATGACAATAGCTAACCCCATGTACTACAATTCGCTGCGATTTGAATCTGATCAACACATTAGTGAATTCCGCCAACCAGTGCTCATATTGCATGCCGAAGATGACTACGTTGTACCATTCCAATTAGGCTACAAATTGTATCGAACAGCATTGGATACACGAGGCAAATCATGGGGCCCCGTCGAATTCCATCGATTCGATGCTTCTTTGCACTATGGACACAAATTCCTGTGTACCGCACCCAATCTCCCAGAGATAGTTAAGAAATTCGTTGACACTTATAAAAATGAGATCTTTTAA
- the LOC129938500 gene encoding lysophosphatidylserine lipase ABHD12 isoform X1 has translation MYETNKFFNLLFRATIIPGVIIVPWLTGLISIVTVQLCLVSFFIIFVVFPLIFRYSYTLQRGILFLTFITYPKNLDLKDPNSVNLCATRNFYLNVKDPDVDKEDGVRIGVWHVLPIQLVKRFARELNLNEKSLEEIQNTTDIDDPHLNKMESIYKAEFPAINEQNEQSFYEQMLKHPGTIVLYLHGNTASRGSGHRIDMYKVFRKLGYHVLTLDYRGYGDSDKIAPTEEGVVRDAMTVYNYIANRTNNPVIIWGHSLGTGVGTHLMAQLSNMNVPGPRALILESPFTNIKDEIRKHPFARPFKDLPWFDMTIANPMYYNSLRFESDQHISEFRQPVLILHAEDDYVVPFQLGYKLYRTALDTRGKSWGPVEFHRFDASLHYGHKFLCTAPNLPEIVKKFVDTYKNEIF, from the exons atgtatgaaacaaataagttttttaatttgctatTCCGTGCAACAATCATTCCTGGAGTTATAATAGTACCATGGCTAACTGGGTT gaTATCCATTGTAACAGTACAATTATGCCTGGtgtcattttttataatatttgtagtATTCCCGCTTATATTCAGATATTCATACACACTTCAAAGAGGCATACTCTTTTTGACCTTCA TAACATACCCAAAGAATTTAGATCTTAAAGATCCAAATAGTGTTAATCTCTGTGCGACGAGAAACTTCTATTTAAACGTTAAAGATCCAGATGTTGATAAGGAGGATGGTGTTAGAATTGGCGTGTGGCATGTTTTGCCCATACAATTGGTTAAGCGATTTGCTAGAGAGTTGAATCTTAATGAG aaatctctggaagaaatacaaaacaccACAGATATCGATGAtccacatttaaataaaatggaatcaATATACAAAGCGGAATTCCCTGCGATAAATGAACAAAACGAACAATCGTTCTATGAACAAATGCTCAAACATCCGGGAACAATAGTGCTCTATCTGCACGGGAATACAGCATCACGAGGCTCTGGACATCGCATTGATATGTATAAGGTTTTCAGAAAATTAGGCTACCATGTGCTGACGTTGGACTATCGCGGATATGGCGATTCGGATAAGATTGCACCAACCGAAGAAGGTGTTGTTCGTGATGCCATGactgtttataattatatagcAAATCGAACGAATAATCCGGTCATAATTTGGGGTCATTCCCTGGGGACAGGTGTGGGAACACATCTGATGGCACAGCTGAGTAATATGAATGTACCAGGACCAAGGGCGCTGATACTCGAGAGTCCGTTTACGAATATTAAAGACGAAATAAGAAAGCATCCATTTGCTAGG CCTTTCAAAGATCTACCCTGGTTCGATATGACAATAGCTAACCCCATGTACTACAATTCGCTGCGATTTGAATCTGATCAACACATTAGTGAATTCCGCCAACCAGTGCTCATATTGCATGCCGAAGATGACTACGTTGTACCATTCCAATTAGGCTACAAATTGTATCGAACAGCATTGGATACACGAGGCAAATCATGGGGCCCCGTCGAATTCCATCGATTCGATGCTTCTTTGCACTATGGACACAAATTCCTGTGTACCGCACCCAATCTCCCAGAGATAGTTAAGAAATTCGTTGACACTTATAAAAATGAGATCTTTTAA
- the LOC129938500 gene encoding lysophosphatidylserine lipase ABHD12 isoform X3, whose protein sequence is MIPDYSVFCSRISIVTVQLCLVSFFIIFVVFPLIFRYSYTLQRGILFLTFITYPKNLDLKDPNSVNLCATRNFYLNVKDPDVDKEDGVRIGVWHVLPIQLVKRFARELNLNEKSLEEIQNTTDIDDPHLNKMESIYKAEFPAINEQNEQSFYEQMLKHPGTIVLYLHGNTASRGSGHRIDMYKVFRKLGYHVLTLDYRGYGDSDKIAPTEEGVVRDAMTVYNYIANRTNNPVIIWGHSLGTGVGTHLMAQLSNMNVPGPRALILESPFTNIKDEIRKHPFARPFKDLPWFDMTIANPMYYNSLRFESDQHISEFRQPVLILHAEDDYVVPFQLGYKLYRTALDTRGKSWGPVEFHRFDASLHYGHKFLCTAPNLPEIVKKFVDTYKNEIF, encoded by the exons atgaTTCCCGATTACAGCGTTTTTTGTTCAAG gaTATCCATTGTAACAGTACAATTATGCCTGGtgtcattttttataatatttgtagtATTCCCGCTTATATTCAGATATTCATACACACTTCAAAGAGGCATACTCTTTTTGACCTTCA TAACATACCCAAAGAATTTAGATCTTAAAGATCCAAATAGTGTTAATCTCTGTGCGACGAGAAACTTCTATTTAAACGTTAAAGATCCAGATGTTGATAAGGAGGATGGTGTTAGAATTGGCGTGTGGCATGTTTTGCCCATACAATTGGTTAAGCGATTTGCTAGAGAGTTGAATCTTAATGAG aaatctctggaagaaatacaaaacaccACAGATATCGATGAtccacatttaaataaaatggaatcaATATACAAAGCGGAATTCCCTGCGATAAATGAACAAAACGAACAATCGTTCTATGAACAAATGCTCAAACATCCGGGAACAATAGTGCTCTATCTGCACGGGAATACAGCATCACGAGGCTCTGGACATCGCATTGATATGTATAAGGTTTTCAGAAAATTAGGCTACCATGTGCTGACGTTGGACTATCGCGGATATGGCGATTCGGATAAGATTGCACCAACCGAAGAAGGTGTTGTTCGTGATGCCATGactgtttataattatatagcAAATCGAACGAATAATCCGGTCATAATTTGGGGTCATTCCCTGGGGACAGGTGTGGGAACACATCTGATGGCACAGCTGAGTAATATGAATGTACCAGGACCAAGGGCGCTGATACTCGAGAGTCCGTTTACGAATATTAAAGACGAAATAAGAAAGCATCCATTTGCTAGG CCTTTCAAAGATCTACCCTGGTTCGATATGACAATAGCTAACCCCATGTACTACAATTCGCTGCGATTTGAATCTGATCAACACATTAGTGAATTCCGCCAACCAGTGCTCATATTGCATGCCGAAGATGACTACGTTGTACCATTCCAATTAGGCTACAAATTGTATCGAACAGCATTGGATACACGAGGCAAATCATGGGGCCCCGTCGAATTCCATCGATTCGATGCTTCTTTGCACTATGGACACAAATTCCTGTGTACCGCACCCAATCTCCCAGAGATAGTTAAGAAATTCGTTGACACTTATAAAAATGAGATCTTTTAA